In one window of Gemmatimonadales bacterium DNA:
- a CDS encoding FecR domain-containing protein, translating to MDELIQRSFSGGLSDVEAGRLRSWRRASPENEIHYLEMLRLWELTSPEAVPGRSMPPGALERVLTTARRRKSRRIGWRTGLAAAAVVLAMAGGVWYGLDRWEGPLPIGAAEFSTGDNERVTITLNDGSFVRLGPRSRLSFIARPGARDIWLDGRAFFAVAPDPRRPFQVRTRSGSATALGTQFEVLVDADNLRLAVVEGRVALEAEGGEVEVGAGEVSHTRAGLPPSVVKVDDFSALVDLPTKLLVFQATPLPQAARELERHFGVTTRLTSPLLADRLVSAWFEGESLELVVTTICRVTQSSCTIRGDTVVVQP from the coding sequence ATGGATGAGCTGATTCAGCGATCGTTTTCTGGCGGCCTGAGCGACGTCGAGGCAGGGCGGCTGCGTTCCTGGCGGCGAGCCTCGCCCGAGAACGAGATCCACTATCTCGAAATGCTGCGTCTCTGGGAACTAACCTCCCCCGAGGCCGTGCCTGGTCGATCGATGCCGCCAGGCGCGCTCGAACGGGTGCTGACCACCGCCCGCCGGCGTAAGTCTCGACGGATCGGATGGCGCACAGGGCTGGCAGCTGCGGCGGTTGTCCTCGCCATGGCGGGTGGGGTGTGGTACGGCCTCGATCGGTGGGAAGGTCCTCTCCCGATTGGCGCCGCCGAGTTCTCGACGGGTGACAACGAGCGGGTCACGATCACCCTCAACGATGGCAGCTTCGTGCGGCTTGGCCCGCGCAGCCGCCTGTCGTTCATCGCCCGCCCGGGAGCCCGCGACATCTGGCTCGATGGGCGTGCGTTCTTCGCGGTGGCGCCCGATCCGCGTCGTCCGTTCCAGGTTCGAACTCGATCGGGCAGTGCCACGGCGCTTGGCACGCAGTTCGAAGTCCTCGTCGATGCGGACAACCTTCGCCTCGCCGTGGTCGAAGGACGGGTCGCGCTCGAGGCCGAAGGTGGTGAAGTCGAAGTCGGCGCCGGCGAGGTGAGCCATACCCGTGCCGGCTTGCCCCCGTCTGTGGTCAAAGTCGACGACTTCTCCGCGCTGGTCGACCTCCCCACGAAACTCCTCGTCTTTCAGGCGACACCCTTGCCGCAGGCGGCACGCGAACTGGAGCGGCATTTCGGCGTGACGACGAGGCTGACCAGTCCGCTCCTCGCTGATCGGCTGGTGTCGGCATGGTTCGAAGGCGAAAGCCTCGAACTGGTGGTCACCACGATCTGCCGCGTGACGCAGTCCTCCTGCACGATTCGCGGCGACACGGTGGTGGTGCAGCCATAA
- a CDS encoding sigma-70 family RNA polymerase sigma factor, with amino-acid sequence MQPLRPRALVGSIESSGQEPSDNTLLLRIRGGDEAALQQLMARHWSRLHAYLDRLLLNADLAEDLVQETFVRIWTHRENWQADGSVQALLFQIGRRLALDERKRLSRRLSAMTRIGADPGLSPPPSDFLEHQELEAAVNRAVAALPERRRVAFLMARWEGLSHREIANALGISVQTVANQLTTALATLRTALRPYFDPPR; translated from the coding sequence GGTTCGATCGAGAGTTCCGGTCAGGAACCCAGTGACAACACACTCCTGCTGAGAATTCGCGGGGGCGACGAGGCTGCCCTGCAACAGTTGATGGCACGGCACTGGAGCCGGCTTCACGCCTACCTCGATCGTCTCCTCCTCAACGCCGACCTCGCGGAAGATCTGGTGCAGGAGACCTTCGTCCGGATCTGGACGCATCGCGAGAACTGGCAGGCGGACGGATCGGTCCAGGCGTTGCTGTTCCAGATCGGCCGACGATTGGCACTCGATGAGCGGAAACGGCTGAGCCGCCGCCTCTCGGCAATGACCCGGATCGGCGCTGACCCCGGCCTGAGTCCTCCGCCCTCGGACTTCCTGGAACACCAGGAACTCGAAGCGGCTGTCAACCGGGCCGTGGCCGCGCTTCCCGAGCGCCGCAGGGTTGCCTTCCTGATGGCCCGGTGGGAGGGACTCTCCCACCGGGAAATTGCCAATGCCCTCGGCATCTCGGTTCAGACCGTAGCCAACCAGCTCACGACGGCGCTGGCCACGCTCCGGACCGCCCTGCGACCCTACTTCGACCCGCCCCGTTGA